Proteins encoded within one genomic window of Chiloscyllium punctatum isolate Juve2018m chromosome 7, sChiPun1.3, whole genome shotgun sequence:
- the LOC140479556 gene encoding uncharacterized protein KIAA0040 homolog: protein MLEDVRMFFESVWELICAKHNEGLYNSICLVVLLLLPILLLILIVCLCCYGCCCGRDTCCKCCRRQKGPTKKKNPDDLWIQRQPQPIMMDNLSVPV from the coding sequence ATGCTGGAGGATGTGCGCATGTTCTTTGAGTCGGTGTGGGAGCTGATCTGTGCAAAGCACAATGAGGGGCTGTATAACTCGATCTGCCTGGTGGTTCTGCTGCTTCTGCCCATCCTGCTCTTGATTCTCATTGTGTGTCTCTGCTGCTATGGCTGTTGTTGTGGGCGGGACACTTGCTGCAAGTGCTGTCGGCGGCAAAAAGGCCCGACCAAGAAGAAAAACCCTGATGACCTCTGGATCCAAAGGCAGCCACAGCCCATCATGATGGACAATCTCTCAGTGCCAGTGTAA